TGAGCACGGCACTGGTCGGCGTGACGGCCGACTTCAAGGAGGTTGACGGCAAGCCGTTCCACGTGGTCGGCGACAAGTACCTGCGGGCCGTCTCCGACTGCACCGAGGCGACGCCCTTCGTCGTCCCGGCACTGGGGCACCATCTCGATATCCCCGAACTGGTCCGCCACATGGACGGTCTGGTGCTGACCGGCAGCCCGGCCAACGTACACCCCAGCCACTACGGCGCGGATCCGCATGCGCGCTACGAGCCCTATGACGAGGCGCGCGACGCCACCACCCTGCCGCTGATCCGGGAGGCCCTGGCGCAGAAGCTGCCGCTCTTCGCGATCTGCCGCGGCTTTCAGGAGTTGAACGTGGTTTTGGGCGGCACACTGCATCCCCGCCTGCACGAGCTGGAGGGCAGGCTCGATCACCGCCGTCCGCAGCACGACGATCCCGACGTCCAGTACGGTCCGAACCATCCGATCAGCCTGACGCCGGGCGGTGCATTGGCCGAAATCCTGGGCCGCGGCGAGACGACCGTGAACTCCCTGCACAACCAGGGCATCGAGCGGCTGGCTCCGGGCCTCGCCGTTGAGGCGACCGCGCCCGACGGCATCGTCGAAGCCGTGCGGATCGAAGGCGCCGAGAGCTTCGCGCTCGGCGTTCAGTGGCACCCGGAGTACCGCGCGCCGGAAAACCCGGACTCGATGAAGCTCTACAGCGCCTTCAACGCGGCCATCCAGGCACGCAAGCGGCGCAAGCTGGCAGCCTGAACACGTTCCAAGAATAAAAACACGATCGTCAACAGAGATGCGCTGCGGCAGGACCGAGTTTCAGGCACAGAAAGACACCGATATAGAGGTTGCCTGAGCGGAGGTGATCGCAGCCATCGGAACAGCCGGCTCCGGACCTCTAGGTGACGGCTGCTGTAGCGGCGGGGTCAAGAGCAAAGACGAGGGCGGCTACGACAGAACTCAAGCGTTCAGTCCGCCGGAACGGTCCAATCGGTCGGGAAGGTCACGTAGTTGATCAGCACCGTCATGCGGCGGCGGTCGATCCGGCGCTTCTCGAAGCCGTGCCAGGAGTCCTTCCCCGCTGTGGGAAAGAAGCAGTAAGCCTGATTGTTGACGAAGGGCACGGTCTTCGCCCGGCGAAGATCCGGCGTGTAGAAGTCGGTACCGAGGGTCGGTTGCCGATTCTCGGGGTCCACGTAGACCTGGATGGTCATCATTTTTTCGACGATATCGCAGTGCGGCTCGAGCCAGAAGCCGTCGAGGTCGCAGCAGATTTCCACACGCAGATAGTGCCCGGCCACATCGACGCCGTGGCGCGAACGCAGCAGCTCGACCGCCTCCTGGCTGCGCAGTTCCTCGACGGTCGAGCGCAGGAAGGGATAGTCCTTCAGGTTGTCCTTGCCGATAAAGAGCCGCGCCTGATTGTTCCCCGCGCGGGTCCCGTCGAAGACTCCGGTGTGATCGACATCGGTCTTGTCGATGGCTTCGCAGGCGCCGGCTTCCAGGCAGTCTTTCAGGATGAAGTGCTCGAACGGCTCGCTGTGCGCCTCAGCCGTCCTCAATGCGGAAATGATAGACACCGCGTCTCGCACCTTCCCTCATAGCGTTCATTGCGGCTCTGCTATGCCGGAAAGACAGCTGTGTGACAAGAGCCAGACGGCAAGGACGACCGGATCAGTAAACCTCCAGGTACTCCTTGCGCTCCCAGTCGGTGACATGAGCATGGAAGCGCGCGAGTTCGTGGCGTTTCACCGCCGTGAAAACCTTGATGAAGGGTTCGCCCAGCAAAGCGCGCAGATCGGCATCGGCCTCCAGGGCCTCGAGCGCCCGGTCCAGCCGCTTCGGCAGCTTCTCGAAACGATCGTCTTCCTCGCAAGGCCCCTCGACCTCGGCCGGCAGGTCGTAGCCCTTCTTCAGCCCGAGCAGACCGGCGGCGAGCGTTGCCGCGGCGTTCAGGTAGGGATTCGACAGACCGCTGGCGGCGCGCATCTCCAGGTGGGTCTGATCGTCCTTCGAGGCCTTCATGCGCACCATGGCCGTGCGATCCTCGACCCCCCAGGAGATGTTGGACGGGGCGAAGGTGTGCGGCGAGAGGCGGTGATAGCAGTTCGGAGTCGGGCCGATCAGCGGCATGATGGACTTGGCATGGGTCAGAATGCCGGCCGTGAAGGCCTTCGCGGTGTCCGACAGCCCGTTCGGATCGCCGCGGTCCAGGAAGACGTTGCTGCCGCTCTCCTTGTCGAGCAGCCCCATGTGCACGTGACAGCCGCAGCCGGCCCGGTCGGCCCAGGGCTTCGACATGAAGGTCGCCTGGTAGCCGAGCTGGTGGCAGAGTTCCTTGACCGTGGCCTTGAAGGTGAAGGCCTTGTCGGCGCCGGCGAGGCCCACCCCGGGGCCGAAATTGATCTCGAACTGGCTGCCCGCGTACTCGCAATTGTGAGTGATCAGATCGACGTCCTGGGCGATCAGCGCGTCCAGCAGCGGCTCGATGCCCTCGAGCCAGTGGTTGCGGGTGGAGTTGAAGATATGCAGTCCCTCGAAGAAGGGCTCATGAGTCTCGCCGTCGAGCAGATAGAACTCGTACTCGTGCCCCATCTTGACGGAGAAGCCGAGCGAGGCGGCCTCGTCCAAAAGCTGCTTCAAAACGTAGCGGGGCGCCGCCTCGACCGGAGTGCCGTCGTTGAAGGTCAGGTCGCAGATGACCTTCCACAGGCCCTCGATCCAGGGCACCGGTTGCAGCGTCGCGAAGTCGGGCCAGAGTTTGGTGTCGGCATAGTTGATTTCCTCGTTGAGACCGCTCCCCGGCACGACGGAGGAGGCGGTGTCGAGGGCCAACGTGCCGCCGTAGAGGTTCAGCCCGCCTTCGGCATAGCCCTGCACCTTGTCGATCGGCACGGTCTTGGAGCGGCTGGTGCCATGGGTGTCCGGCAACTCGAAGCGAAGGTACTTGGCCCCCCGGTCCTTCAGCGTGTCGACGATCTCGGAAATACTGCGCGCTTCGGCCATGATGCTGCCGCGCCTCCCCTCTCATTGCCCAATGGCAACCCCTCGCCCAGCGACGACCCTGCGCTCAGCGACGACCCTGCCGTTCTTTTCAGGCTAGCCCGCCTGCGGTGTTATGGGGAGGCTAGCTTGGCGCTTCTTGGAAGTGCAACGAAGAAGTTGCGAAGTCCCACAGTGCGGGCGCAAGTTGGATCCGGAGTAGAGGAGTGGGAAGGCCGATGCGACTGACAGGCAAGAAGGCTTTGATCACGGGCGCAGGCGGTGGGATCGGCCGGGCCGCGGCGCTCGCCTTCGGCCGCGAAGGCGCGGCCGTCGCCTGCTGCGACATCAAGCAGGATGCGGCGGAGGCGACGGCCGAGGCCTTGCGTGCCATCGGCGGTACCGCGCTGCCCGTCATCGCGGACCTGACGAACGAGGACGCGGCGCGCGAGGCCCTGGAAGCGGCCGAGCGGCAGCTTGGCGGCCTGGACACGGTCTTCAACAATGCCGGGCTGGTCCATCCCGAAGATCAAGGCGCAGCCGACACGCCGCTGTCCGCCTGGAACGCGACGCTGGCGGTGAACCTCACCAGCGTCTTCCTGGTCTGCAAGTTCGCCGTGCCCGCGCTGCTGCGCGCCGGCGGCGGCTCGGTCGTCAACAATGCCTCGATCGTCGCTCTGGTCGGTTCCGCCTACCCGCAGATCGCCTACACGGCCGCCAAGGGCGGCGTCGCCTCAATGACCCGGGAACTGGCCGTCGTGCATGCTCGCCAGGGCCTGCGCTTCAACGCGATCTGCCCCGGACCGACCGGCACCGAACTGGTCCGCACCTTCCTGTCGGACGAAGCCGCCTGGGCGAAACGGCGCCCTTACATGCCCCAGGGCCGGCTGGCGGAACCGGAGGAAATCGCGGCGGTCGCGCTATTCCTCGCCAGCGACGAGGCCAGCTATCTCAACGGCGCCTTGCTGCCGGTCGACGGCGGCATCACCGCCGCCTACGTGATCGACGATTCTCAGGAACCGTAAAAGCCAGATCTGAAGAGCGATTCACGTCTTAGGCGAAAGCGGATCCGCTTCCGTCCAAGACGATCGCGCTGCCGACGGCTGAGGCGCTTGCGCCCGGTCGGCGACCCGCATACCTTCCGTCGTCGTGCTGCGCGATGCAGCGGGCCCCTGTAGCTCAACTGGTAGAGCAACCGCCTTGTAAGCGGTAGGTTGCGGGTTCAAGTCCTGCCGGGGGCACCAGCCTTTTCCAGCGTCCCTCGGTACCATTTCACCCGAAGGTCTGGTGTCCTTTGAAGGCCGCGTGTCCGTCCAGCCGGAACCGGCCGACCCACCAACGCAGACGCCAGAGAATAATGGTGACGCGCTCGCGAATACCGATCTTGGCCTAGGGGGCTTCGGCCTCGAAGCGCACCGCCTCCTCGTTGCTCTGCCTGTCGAGCAGGCTGGCACCGCCGGCAATGGTTTGACCGTCATCCCCGAGCAGCGCAGCGGACGCCAGGAGCCGCTTGCCAAAAGAGGCCGGATAAGCCCGATGCTCGGCCCCCGCGTCCTCCCGTTCCCGCCCTTTGCCGGAATGGTCGTAAGCCAGGACAGACAGGCCATGGCAGCACTCTTGGGCTCGGAAGCACCAAACCTCGGTAAGCGCTGCCGTCAGATCTAGAGGGCGATCGTCGGGGGTCGAAGCGAAACCGCTTCCACCCGGCACGTGAACCGCTCTCTGAACCTGCCAAAGAGTAGGACTGCAGGAGTCACGCCTTGGACGGGATCGCCAAAGCGATCTCGTCTGGGCGACCCTGCTCTAGGTGTAGAACTGCAGCATGCCGAGCTTGAAGGTCACGGCGCAGATCACCACGAAGGCCACCTTCGGCCAGACGGCCGACTTAAGCGCGGCCGGAATACCGGCGACGAGCGTGGCAATCAACAGCACGATAAAGAGGATTTCCAACGACTCGACTCCGATTTTCTCTGTGTTTGCCGCAGTTTAAGGCACCGCGCGATTCCCCTTCGCTATATGAGAGAACTGCCCCTTCGACGCAAGGAGAAAGCGCCCAAGGTTGTGAAACTCAGGCCCTCGTCCAGCCCTCAAGTCATCAGGCGCGCGAGATCGGGCAGCGGCCGGGCACAGCCCGGAACCGCCGCCAGGGCCGCTTCCAGGGCCGCACCGATCGACAGCAGACGACGCTCGTCCCAACGGCGGCCAACGATCTGCAGGCCAAAGGGCATGCCGTCGGCGTCCAGGCCGCAGGGCAGGCAGAGCACCGGATGGCCCGTCAGGGTCAGGCCGTAGGAAATCGCCACCCAGTGGATGTAGGTGTCGAGCGGCTTTCCGTTGATCTCGGCCGGATAGCTTTCGCCCTTGGCGAAGGGCTTGGCGGAGGCGCCCGGCGCAATCAGGAGGTCGACCTCCTCCATCAGTCCGGTGAAATCGCGGGCGATCTCGCCATGGCGCTTGCTCGCCCAGGCCACGTCCCGCGCAGTGAAGGTCAGGCCGAGTTTCACGTTGTTGGCGACGTTGGCGCCGACCTTGTCGGGATGCCGCTCCACCTTCTCCAGATGCGCCGCGAGAAAACCGATGCTGCGCAACACCTCGAACACGCGATTGGCCTCGGCCATTTCCGGGTCGCGGTTCTGGACGTCGCGGAAGAGGTGGCGGAAGCCCGCCAGCCGCGCCCGGAAGAGACTCCGGATTTCGTCGTCGACCGGCGCAAAACCGAGATCCTCGCTGACCGCCACCTTGAGTTGACCGAGATCGACCGGCTGCAGGTCGGCGAGCGGCGCCGTCTCGAGCGGCCGGCTGTAGGGATCGTCCGGGTCCGCGCCGGCCAGCCCCGACAGCAGCAGCGCCAGATCGGCGACGCTGCGGCCCATCGGTCCTTCGACAGACAGGGGCGCGGTCGGAATCGCCGGTGCGCTCTTGGCGACCAGGCCCGGCGTCGGCCGCAGACCCACGACACCGCAGAAGGCGGCCGGCGTGCGCAGCGATCCGCCGAGATCCGAGCCGTTGCAAAGCGGTAGCATTGAGGTGGCGAGCGCCACCGCGGAGCCGCCGGAAGAGCCGGCACAGGTTTTCATGGGATCGAAGGGATTGCCGGTGAAGCCGTAGACGGCGTTGTCGGTGTTGGCGCCCGCGCCGAACTCCGGCGTGTTGGTCTTGGCGGCCACGATCCCACCGGCGGCCCGCAGTCGGCGCACGACTCCGGCATCCGCGGCCGGAACATGCTCGGCAAAGAGCGGCGAGCCGAAGGTGGTGCGCAGTCCCTTGGTTTCGTTCAGGTCCTTGACGCCGACAGGCAGACCGGTCAGCGGGTGCACCCCGTCACCGACCCGGAACAGCGCCTCGGCGGCCTCCGCCGCGGCGCGCGCGG
This genomic stretch from Algihabitans albus harbors:
- a CDS encoding gamma-glutamyl-gamma-aminobutyrate hydrolase family protein, which codes for MSTALVGVTADFKEVDGKPFHVVGDKYLRAVSDCTEATPFVVPALGHHLDIPELVRHMDGLVLTGSPANVHPSHYGADPHARYEPYDEARDATTLPLIREALAQKLPLFAICRGFQELNVVLGGTLHPRLHELEGRLDHRRPQHDDPDVQYGPNHPISLTPGGALAEILGRGETTVNSLHNQGIERLAPGLAVEATAPDGIVEAVRIEGAESFALGVQWHPEYRAPENPDSMKLYSAFNAAIQARKRRKLAA
- a CDS encoding glutamine synthetase family protein — translated: MAEARSISEIVDTLKDRGAKYLRFELPDTHGTSRSKTVPIDKVQGYAEGGLNLYGGTLALDTASSVVPGSGLNEEINYADTKLWPDFATLQPVPWIEGLWKVICDLTFNDGTPVEAAPRYVLKQLLDEAASLGFSVKMGHEYEFYLLDGETHEPFFEGLHIFNSTRNHWLEGIEPLLDALIAQDVDLITHNCEYAGSQFEINFGPGVGLAGADKAFTFKATVKELCHQLGYQATFMSKPWADRAGCGCHVHMGLLDKESGSNVFLDRGDPNGLSDTAKAFTAGILTHAKSIMPLIGPTPNCYHRLSPHTFAPSNISWGVEDRTAMVRMKASKDDQTHLEMRAASGLSNPYLNAAATLAAGLLGLKKGYDLPAEVEGPCEEDDRFEKLPKRLDRALEALEADADLRALLGEPFIKVFTAVKRHELARFHAHVTDWERKEYLEVY
- a CDS encoding SDR family oxidoreductase, translated to MRLTGKKALITGAGGGIGRAAALAFGREGAAVACCDIKQDAAEATAEALRAIGGTALPVIADLTNEDAAREALEAAERQLGGLDTVFNNAGLVHPEDQGAADTPLSAWNATLAVNLTSVFLVCKFAVPALLRAGGGSVVNNASIVALVGSAYPQIAYTAAKGGVASMTRELAVVHARQGLRFNAICPGPTGTELVRTFLSDEAAWAKRRPYMPQGRLAEPEEIAAVALFLASDEASYLNGALLPVDGGITAAYVIDDSQEP
- a CDS encoding YciI family protein, which produces MPGGSGFASTPDDRPLDLTAALTEVWCFRAQECCHGLSVLAYDHSGKGREREDAGAEHRAYPASFGKRLLASAALLGDDGQTIAGGASLLDRQSNEEAVRFEAEAP
- a CDS encoding amidase is translated as MTDLCDRSAVELRALMRRREISPVELLDSCLARIEAVNPKLNAVVALDAPAARAAAEAAEALFRVGDGVHPLTGLPVGVKDLNETKGLRTTFGSPLFAEHVPAADAGVVRRLRAAGGIVAAKTNTPEFGAGANTDNAVYGFTGNPFDPMKTCAGSSGGSAVALATSMLPLCNGSDLGGSLRTPAAFCGVVGLRPTPGLVAKSAPAIPTAPLSVEGPMGRSVADLALLLSGLAGADPDDPYSRPLETAPLADLQPVDLGQLKVAVSEDLGFAPVDDEIRSLFRARLAGFRHLFRDVQNRDPEMAEANRVFEVLRSIGFLAAHLEKVERHPDKVGANVANNVKLGLTFTARDVAWASKRHGEIARDFTGLMEEVDLLIAPGASAKPFAKGESYPAEINGKPLDTYIHWVAISYGLTLTGHPVLCLPCGLDADGMPFGLQIVGRRWDERRLLSIGAALEAALAAVPGCARPLPDLARLMT